TGATAGCTAACCAAAGGGGGAAATAACTCTAGAGACCTTGATCCAGTTTGCGGGAGGTTAACTTGAGCTGAACCTTTCATGTTTCAACACTCACAGCTAGTTTTTACAAGCTGATATCCTGTAATAGATTTCCTCCTTAGTTGAATGGTCAAGATCAAGTCAAAATGAGTATTTGCTATGTTAGCTTTAGTTATCAATGTAACATCAGTTGCTAATTTTAATATAAGTTGTTCCACTTTTTAAACCAATTTAACCTTGGTCTCATTGGTTTATGGCCATGTGCACACAATCGGCCTGGAGCTCCACAGTAACTGAATTTAAAGATCAAAATATCTATACTTGATCATATGATGCAATAAAATAGAACCttccaagtgaaatttgaacttGCAAAGAAAAAGGGTTAAAGAAGCATTTGACAGTTAGTTACATTTCCTTCTTTGTACATACACAGGACAATGAGAAAATTTTCTCAACAAAAGCAAAGGACACAATCATATACATGACCCACAGGCATTGAACACCGAGCAATTAACAATGCAACGTAGGTTAGAGGTTACCATCCAATATCCATGCGGAATTTGATCAGGGAACCCAACTCACGTTACTCACCCAACCCAAATTATcattaaacttgctcaaactagcaaaataaaaataaataaatatgagacTTGTTCCTTAAGATATTAGCAAACACTTGATTCTCTTACCAATTTCAGAACAATTTCAACTTACAAGCGAACGTTAAGCAATCATACTCATCTTTTTTTGCCCCCACCCCCCCCACTTGAGAGATCCCACTGTTATTCCTGCCTTCTCAAGCAAAATCCAAGTGTACATTACTACCACCTCTCCTCCATTGACACACACACCCCACCTTTCAATAATGTCCAAGATGATATACTAACAGCCAAGCTTGCTAATTGGTAACAAAACATTCCACCTAATTTCAACTTAATCCCTTATGAATCCTCAATAAATTCCACACTCCTTCCCTCACTCCCACACCAAGGACCACTCTTCCATTCAGTTGTTCACACCTCACTCACTGATTCTCAAAAACTCAAAAGATGGTGATGAAGAAAAACCTTCTCTTCTCACTTTCACTTCTCCTAATGGTTCTCTTCACTTCATCTCAAACCACCCCAGCACCATCACCTTCCTCAACCCCAACAGACATCATCAGAATCCTCAAAAAAGCCGGAGGATTCACCACCCTAATCCGTCTTCTCACCACTACACAAGTCTCAACCCAAATCAACGCCCAACTTCTGAACTCAAACAACGGATTAACAGTGTTTGCACCAAACGACAATGCCTTCCAAAGCCTCAAACCTGGTTTCCTCAACTCCCTCAACGACCAACAGAAGAATGAACTCATCCAATTCCACGTGCTACCGACGTTTGTTTCCATCTCAAACTTTGACACTCTGAGCAACCCGGTTAGAACACAAGCCGGTGATGACCCTGATAGGTTGGCATTGAACATCACAAGCTCAGGGAACCAAGTGAACTTGACAACCGGTGTTGTTAACACCACAGTTGGTGGCAGTGTTTACTCTGATCACCAGCTCGCGATTTATCAAGTGGACAAGGTTCTTCTTCCGAGGGATTTCTTCGTTCCCAAGCCTCCTCCACCAGCTCCTGCACCTGCAAAGGCTAAGGCTTCTTCTGCAAAGAAATCTACTGAGGGTCCTTCTTCTGCAGCGGATAATGACTCTGCTGCTATCAGCTTGAATGGAATTTGGCTGTCCCTTTCAGTGGCTACTATTGCTGCAGTGTTTTCCTTGTGACAATGATACGAGTTATTGGTACATCAAGTGTGCTACTTGGGGTTCGATGTTCTTGTGCTTTGTTAAAATTTTCTACATGCTTTGTTTTGGGAATGGTTGGATTAAAGGGAAATCATGAACTTTTTGTAgcacttttcaattattttcttcttttcttttttctttttgcttccttTTGTATTGATTAATCCAGTTTGTGGTGAATTATCAAGTATGTATTCGATTTTgaaggttttctttttcttactaGTTCGCATCTTATGTTATATTCAGAATTTTGTGAATTGTAAGTTGCCAACGAAGAATTTTCTGAGTTTTAATAGAAAATGAGACCcaagtttctttatttttctaattgtgagtgtaaattttgtttagttttatctagggagtgaaaaaaataaaactcattcATGACATTGTAATCGAACTGAAATCGAATTAGTTTTACTCtaatggatttgaaaaaaaagatacaACGATTGTACTAAATCGGTTCGATTAATCAAATTGTTTCTACAAAATGGTTTTGACAAAATCGTTTCGGTTAACTAAATCGATTTTTACCTGAAtaagtttaaaatcaattttttaaaatcagttcgattttaaatgagttttctaaaacaattcagCTATTTGGATTAAAAACCAAACTGCTGATTCGGTTGGGCTTTTTTAGACGATTTTTGCACACCCCTGGTTTTGTTCTATATTTTACCAGGAGTCTAACTTAGTTGACTAGGTAGTCGTATATGAATTATCAGATATTAAATATAAGcgttttttcaaataaaaagttgAATAAAATGAATGACTAATCCTTGAAGTGAACCTAAacccattaatattttttttcttttctttttcattatctTATAAATATTCTCCATGACAAATAATCATGTTCAATGACGTAAGAACCAACTGTGTCTAGAATAAGGTGCTTAACACTCTACAGAAAACTAACTTCCTATTAGATATGTTGGCCGGTGTTTATAGGAAATATTAAATACTACTAtgcttttcttcatttttctgtcTCTATTATCAACAAATACAAATTGAAGTGCCAAAAATAATTCCCACTATGGTAATAAGAATGATGGAAACAAGAGAATCACTCTCCACTAAAATCCTCTGGAAAGTGAGTTGTATAGTCCCTTATAAGACAGTACCTGATCCCAAAGAAGAAGAGTACATGATCCTAAAGAAGAAGTGAGGCCTATTATAAAATGGCCAAGGTATTATCCCTGAAGATGCAACCTGCAGCAGCCTTCTGAGTTTGCACATTCAAAGCCCCATCACAAATAAAGTTTCGCAATTAGTTCATGAGGGGGTCCCCAATAGACTCTTTTACTTAATAAGTATGGTGGAGAAAATGACAATTCAAACAAGATGGATTTAAAATGGTGTTACTACACAGATCAATCAGGTTTATAGATTCTTTCGTTTAGAATATAGTTAGCATTGGATGAGATGTTCAAGGTATAGATCGACTGGGAATGATTAGACATCTTGTGATTTGAACGCAAATCTTATATAATAGTAACAATGAGAATATTGATGACGGTGTTAGTGACAAAACCACAAGCATCTGTTAGTCCATAAGGATAAGCAATTGTCTTCTTCAACTGCTAACAAATCTGTAAGTAGTTTTCTTATGTTAATAATGTTCCTAACATATATGAACTGCATGAATCATTGAATTTTATATGTTAGGACAGTTCTTGTGTTACCTAAGAGGGCTCCTCCGTAACCTCCTTTGTTGTTTCTTTTCTCCAGACTCCCGTCACATTCTTTGCGCAAAAACTtcataaacaaaaacaactatGTTATTGACTTGAACAATCACATTTCTTTCTTTGAGTTGGATGACGTCCCTTGGAGTAGCTTTCGTTGTAATAGTATGTTATTGATTTGAACCAACACATTTGTTGAGTTTCTTTCCCcctttaaattttgttcagctttttctttgtatattttttatgaagctGGTGGAAATAATTGCTAATTGTCCTTTTTCGCTTATAAAAATGTTTGGCTTGATATGagtaatttgatttaatttagaaTGAGTCGAAAAGAGTTTGTGTGGATGCcaagaaaaaatacaaaagaagaTTTGTTCGAGAATGGACTGTGTGTGTTTTTTCATAACGCTAATTAACTGACTTTGTTATTTGTgactttttttaatacaaaataaacaaatacttATTCGAATAATATATCATCTTAGCAGGTGAGAGATCGGTTTTTTCAAGAACCAATTTCATAATGTGTTTTTTTCCCATGGCTGtggttttttatgttttttctatttcttttaatttttttgttttttaaaattatttttctattttttaatgtttatttttttaattatttatatttatgtttaaattgtttagactgaaaatgattttattcttGTATTATTGAAAGTGAGAACATAATTTTATAACCATAGAAATAGAAACATTATGCATAAGGGTGAATTTACAACCATGTGTttagaagataaagaaagacatgaatgaaatgaaaataaatttttaacatgatacaattttttttataaatatcaagAACACTGACATACATTCGTTTGAAGACAtccattcatatattttattttctaattcatattccaattattaaatagatttattttaaaatattttactaaaatgaatatagtttatttaaaaatcatttagttaaaaataacaatatttagCATTTCATTACTTTTAcattcttaaagtaaaaaagattgGACAGCTCTCACCCTTACCTATATTTCATGTACTGTCACtataaatacaattttgtttttttatattgtctATTTCTATCTCTtagtttaaaagtttaaaagttTCTCTAGTACAATAATTGATTGATTGGTCATGACTCCGTGAGTAGTCTAGTGTAGTCTCATTACTCTCAAACTATAATATTTTGATacctaaactaaaaaaaatagtgtttttatttgattattaaaataaatatttaaaattaaaaaatgtatgtaaCTAACAAGTTGAAttgaactaaaataattaaattacaaaaaatatataaaattaccaataataggacaaaatatttaaaacacaaggaatataacataaatttaatgttattggcTTGAACCTACACGGTTGgagcaattttttattttctttctcgtTATCTTATAAATATTCTCCATATGTTgcattattagaaaatatgttttttacatcggttatttatgactttttacattgatttttaatcgatgttgaaagtattatcgttaacatcggttttcaaaaatcgatgttaacaaaaaaataacaacatcgattatttaaataactgatgttatataataagcattacacccaaaaaaaaatgtatgaatgtATACAGTTGACAtcgatttttatacaaaatcgatgttaacgtatacattaacatcgattttgttagaaaaccgatgttagttattttaatgttaacatcgattttgaacagaaaccgatgttaatgtataagttaacatcggttttttacttaaatcgatgttaacattttttgatattaacatcggttttttcatatacacaaacaacatcgattttttgaaaaaccgatgttaacttatacgttaacattggttttttggaaaaacagATGTTgtttttaggaatttttttaaatactctgtctgtttttacaaaaaactaGGGGTGGGTAAGCGGGTCGGCCTACCTCGTGTAAGGCCCGCCCGCATAAGCTCGCATTGGCAGCGGACCGGGTCAGTCCGCCCCGCTTCTTACACGGAACAAATAAATTGATCCGCCCCCACCCCGCGGACCCCGTGGGTCAAATGGATCGGTCCGCGggcctagttttaaaagaatttcaattttaataaaaatacaatataatcaaattaagttcaatacagatgtaaataaaatctcaataattagttaattacatcaataaaataactaatgtcttaacaaaagaaaattcaagcaataaatctaaaatatgaaatttaaacatctccaacaacaaataATTCCATATTTGAAGTAGCTTGAGCCTTTTCCATCTCCACATTTAAGAGTACAACAACAATGAATCAGCCCCAACaaaataggataaaaacaaattctagagagagaagagatgtACTTTGCGTGGTGGTGCAGTGGTGGGCCGAGGCTGTGCCATTGTGGTGTGTCGCGTGACTGTGTGAGTGTGAGTCgtattttgttttccttgtaaGGGAAAGAGTTGTATGACTTGCACGCGTGCGTGACTGCATGGTGGAGAAAAATCGTGAGGAGAAAAAGTATTCTTAGTCTGCTAcaatgataactgctaaatatgatgtgagctatattttataataaaaatatattaaaatatctttaaaaatatttatttaacaattatttttagcttaaatgataagaattgatatttttattatttacagcttgcagatatgaaaatgatagattaaaagaaaaaatgatcgagaaaatatcaaaaaggaagatttttagcatgttatcacttatcttttttatcttaatcttttatttctattatattttatttttcttatcttatccttttttatctttatcatcttttaattcaaatcttttatttttatcttatctaatatatttctttatctgttattttaaaagaaaagtttaaagtgaaaaagagaaaattaaaccTAATATAATTAGGTTAGGGTCACACAAATCAAACCTAATGCGGGCTGCGGGCAACCCGCGAACCCCGCGGGCCAAACCTGCATAGTCCGCGGGTTAAGCAGGGCGGACCCAAAAATATAACATAACCATggaccatttaaaaaaattggtctgTAACCTAAGTGGACCGCGGACACCGCAGGCCAGTCCATGGACCTGGGCCCATTTACCCACTCCtacaaaaaaaaccaaaatttaacctataaatataaaattagaccACACAACACATTATGTATCATTTGCATTCTACTTTCAAACGGGTTTTAGCATAAAGCTAGCTAGTAAACTATATCAATcgtaaaaaatcaattgatatttattaataactatcaaCAACAAAGattattcaatgttaaaatgaaacaacaattgtaaaaaaaaatgtaatgcaagctatggtaaactaattaagtaacctaaagtTATATAGTTTCCCTAAcatcctatgtttgatttctaacttttagataatactgTGTCCATTAGATGtgaagcgccttcaatctctctggttccaacagtctaacatcattaaaatataGCATgattgtaacatcctggaaatttctacccggaatttttgaaaacgatgtattttgaatgattatatatataagtattattcagtgtatatgcatatatgttcttggttaGAGTAGGAAtggtgggggcaagatatgcgggttggactaattaagggagagaaatccataactgggaggttatgggttaattcctaattaattagttaaaaatcatcgttttgcatgcgacttaaaatttaacgaaaccaacctctgaaccacgctcggggttttattctgagcgttttgatatatatattgcttgctttcgaaaactggccccggcggacgcagagaaacgcgagaaactggaatcagagaaacaacacgcaaaccgaggcaggattttagcgtttcaaaggtcagatttttttctcacttttgtgactgagtatgggtcacagtcaaaaagagaaagtggaccctttttgctccaatcaaatagggacatgtggcagagcttgaataaaataatagaaaaagaggaaaaccttttatttaagaccaaaaagcttttctctctcctcactcagcaaaACAGAAATTTCAGACAgccctctctctccctcacgttgccattctcttcttcttcattctccattgaagctccacacaaagcttcaacctttggtgctcatttctgccccaaatcgtgaaaggagagcattttcggggttgtcaagtgcgtggctacgagtgggacttcgaaaattcaggtttgggtggacttctttctctcttaaatttcgtgggtatggggttttgagagatatgatgggtggttttgtcagttttctgctgtgtgatgattatttgtgaaggaacttgttgaaagcttgtcaAAAATTGCCATGTtgaatgagttaaacatacccattctgttttagggtttttgtgatgatgtttgtgatgtttatatgttgaaattgctgatggaaatctgttagagacaaagggtagaactaacctagggttagaaagtgagaatgtgatgttatgagtggaaaaagagtgagactttgggggttggaaggctaagtctgaattctgtggtaaatggaggttaaagtgagttaatactagcttgaaatgtcatttaggacttatgagaaagcttggactgtgctagagagaaaaataaatgaccgaagtgaacaaagagccatttctagggaaaatttgggtgttgaagagtcaaattatgattcggtgagattttaggtgtaaatccagtttgaacaagtctaaatagatgttatggactggtgggaggtgagagtttgcttcaaatttacctcattctaaatttcacttttcaaacctagaaaacccattgaattaaggggttttggacacctagattttgtgttgctgtggtttgaagcttggctttggtttagacatgtttgatacatgatttgggacttgtaggatttgatttgagcaagattggatgaagggaagtgtgattttcgaaatctgcacttatgcagaattttgctgtcaaaataggcagcaggattttagcttggtgcagaaaatgcttgtgtgtggttggctgtggaaagagtagtacagaatgagttctggatgtttgctagtagatcccaacggtcacaatgtaggcttatgcactatagacttccagtaaaattttggagtcgatccaacggttaacgaattggatcgaaggaattgttactggggtcttaaagtgagaaaagctgcgattttggttgatgtgttgagcagagttttctgcttttgctctgttttgcttggctgtgatagcttgtgctgtttgaatgttgttttgcttggatgttgtggaagcttgggaggattgatggggacccggtgttgagagaaacgaggatatgggctacgtgggagtacgtgagctcagttcgaggtgggcaacaggggatggtgggtttatgcgcgctttgtggatgtggaaaacttgttgtgcaccatcgcccgaccgccacctagtaccacatgtgatgggtaccccataatcctacaagcttgagatgaggaagtgttgaagggtgaaacttcctgcttttattgttgaccacagagtggtacctggagatatgtcgcgggggtcaggagaccttggggacgtcaggtggggtgctattgcccaaaaccaagcttgaccaatcccgacccaacccgggcatagtcggtcagtgagaacctgtgatgtacctaagcaggcgagctcctggcagtcaacagataaaaggaacaaagaccacaaagcaaggaggcttgtggtggctggccagctgtgaattttgtgtgatatgTGGAGTAtggctctagtaatcgattaccaagggtgggtaatcgattacaaggcttaaaaatgaagacaggaggctaagatggtctctggtaatcgattaccacgaggtgtaatcgattaccaggcttgaaaacgaagtcaggaagctaaggaagcctctggtaatcgattaccagcctgtgtaatcgattacacagaggaatgggtcactggtaatcgattaccaggcttgtgtaatcgattacacagtgcatttttgcatgTTTTATGTTCTGAGGCTGTGttattcaagtttagcctctggtaatcgattaccaaggctgtgtaatcgattaccagagatgaaaagccttaagatactccttttTAATGTCATGAAGTggttatgagatgcattgtgtgcagcgcagttagattcttgtgaaagagtctacccctttctcttctttcttgtagatcgtgatggcggcgcatctaatccgtgatcgagtagagatggagtgcctagagggagcttgggagaccctcgaaggcaacacgaggtgccgatttcggggcaccattcgattcacggct
Above is a window of Glycine soja cultivar W05 chromosome 12, ASM419377v2, whole genome shotgun sequence DNA encoding:
- the LOC114378050 gene encoding fasciclin-like arabinogalactan protein 12; its protein translation is MVMKKNLLFSLSLLLMVLFTSSQTTPAPSPSSTPTDIIRILKKAGGFTTLIRLLTTTQVSTQINAQLLNSNNGLTVFAPNDNAFQSLKPGFLNSLNDQQKNELIQFHVLPTFVSISNFDTLSNPVRTQAGDDPDRLALNITSSGNQVNLTTGVVNTTVGGSVYSDHQLAIYQVDKVLLPRDFFVPKPPPPAPAPAKAKASSAKKSTEGPSSAADNDSAAISLNGIWLSLSVATIAAVFSL